ACCAAAATATACCATTTTATAGAGAAACGGGAGTAGCTATAATAGGTTCGGTAAAACCTTTTGCTAATGATTTATTAGTGTTACGACTATATCTACAGCCAACTTCTATGTTAATGGAAACGCAGGAAGGAAACAGAACAAAGGTAAGCTATGTTAGGAATAATTTTACGCTGACTTCCAGATATAAACAATGGAGTTTGACCTATCAATTTAATATTCCAGTTTATAGTGTTGGTGGATCTTTTCTTAATACAGAAGAAAATAAGAATGATTTGTTTTTGGCGTATCAGTTAGGAAATTGGAAACTATCTACAGGAATGTATTTTATGGGGGTACCTGCACAATATAAAATGAAAACATTAGATTTTAGTCCAGTACAGAATGAATCTAATACACAAATCTTTGATTGTAAAAACTCGTTGTGCATTTTAAATAATACTGATTTTTAGATGATTTAATTTTCTTTGGAAGATAAATTTATTGATATATTGAATAACCGTTGCGGCGGTTATTTTACTGATTATCCTTGTTTTAAAGCCTTCAAAAGTTTTAGCATAGTTTCTTTTAATCATAAATTGGTCGCAAAGTTGAGAGAAAAATGTCTCAATTCGTTTTCGCTTTTTCTTGTACAATGAAAATTGAGGAATATAATCTTTCTGATTACTTCTCATTGGTGTATCTAATTTAATATTAGCATAGTTAAATAAATCTATTTGAACTTTTGCTGATAAATAGCCTCTATCTCCAATTAAAGTACAGTTTCGCATTTGCTCACCAATATCTTTTAAATAGTGGATGTCGTGAACGGATGCAGGGCTTATATCAAAATTCTTAATCACACCATTTAAAGAACATACTGCGTGTAGTTTATAGCCATAGAAATATAATTTCTGTGAAGCACAATAACCATATGTTGGTGAAGAATAGGATTGCTCTTTACAAATTTTTGAACGAGTAGAACGAGCATTTTCACAAACTTTCATTGGCATGCTATCAACGATAAAAATATCTTCAAACTCATTGAACTCCATCGAAATACGCTGTCTAATTTGCTCTGTTTGTAGGGATAGTCTTCGTTTTCGCTTATTGTAAACACTTCTTTCAATTTTG
This Riemerella anatipestifer DNA region includes the following protein-coding sequences:
- a CDS encoding IS982-like element ISRa1 family transposase is translated as MNNIEQIYERILEVLGLFSENQLISYQRRTPKMSDLEVISLNITAEYLSIDSELQLFRKLPNSLINKIERSVYNKRKRRLSLQTEQIRQRISMEFNEFEDIFIVDSMPMKVCENARSTRSKICKEQSYSSPTYGYCASQKLYFYGYKLHAVCSLNGVIKNFDISPASVHDIHYLKDIGEQMRNCTLIGDRGYLSAKVQIDLFNYANIKLDTPMRSNQKDYIPQFSLYKKKRKRIETFFSQLCDQFMIKRNYAKTFEGFKTRIISKITAATVIQYINKFIFQRKLNHLKISII